A window of Sphingobacterium kitahiroshimense genomic DNA:
ATTGTCGATTCCAAATCCAACAGCATCTTGTCTAACTTGACCTTGGAAACCTTGGTTGTCAGCATTCCAAACATCAGTTGTTGGGTTATATTCCCAGATCGTGTTGATTGTCGTGTTTTTTCTACCACCTACTACATATGCTAGATTGTTCAATACAAAAGTAGATGCGCTTGAACGTGTTAAGTTGTATGTGTAAGAGTTATCACTACGATCTAAATCATTTAATGGAGTCCATTTGGTACCATCAAATTTAAAGAAATCTTCAGGGTATGAGCTATTGTCGATACCACCACCTACGTAAGCGACGTTATTGATCACAAAAGCAAATCCATATCTTCTGTTCGATTTTAATGGGCTTTCTACAGGAGTCCATGAATTATTTGTAGGATCGTATTTGTAGAATGATTTAACGTTAGTATTATTATCGTTCCCTTTAGAACCAGTACCTACATAACCGAAACCACCAATTGAAAAAGCAACTGCACCATAACGAGCTGCGTCAGCAGGTAGGTCAGCAATTTTAGTCCAAGTGTTAGCTGAAACATCATATTTATAGAAATCTGACAATGCATTTGCTCCATCATAACCAGACCCTACATATCCATTGTTTCCAATTGAAAAAGCAACAGCTGAGTAACGAGCTGAGCCAGGGAATTCAGCCTTTTGAGACCAAGTTCCTGAGGTTGCATTATATGCCCAAATATCTTTTTTAGGCACAGATACTTGACCTTCTGTAGCAAGACCAGTTGCTACATAAGCGATATTGTTAATTAAGAAAGATACTGCCCCACTTCTTGCGCCACCATCGAAAGCAGAACCTTTAGTCCATTCTGTTACCTCATCTGTAGTATCATCATCCTTTGATTTACAAGAGTAAGTAGAGAAAGTAACGACGCACGCTAATAATATTAGTAGCCAATTTTTCTTGTTCATAAACTGTTAAAATTTAGTATATAAGATGTTTAATTTTATTCTTGGTTTGTTATTTGCATCCTTTGCAATAATAAGTCGATCTGTAGTTGCGAATAAACTACTTTGCGGCACACTCAAGAATAAAGATGTGTTAAAGTAGCTATCTTTTTTTATATTATTAACATATTCGATCATATTAAACGTATATTTTGCATTTCCACCGAACTCATCACCTCCTGCTAAAATCCCATATTGCGTAGGATCCTGCTGTCCTTGTTGCTGTAAGAAGGGAGGCGTAGTAATAATACTTACCGGATTTCCACCAGCGTTTGCGATCATCAGCACGACGCGAGCAGGCGGGATAAAAAATGAATTACGATATTTGTTTTCTGTTTCTATAACGAGTTCGACCTTATTGATCGCTACAGTTGGATCGTTAACTAAATCCAATAATGTTGGAAAAGTTAATTTAACGACTGCTCCTGTGCTACCTTCCACAAATACATCACCGTTCGTCGTGGTGCTTTTCAATTCTGGATTTGTAACACTTAAAGTGTTGAATGCTGTACCTGAACGGTCAGCTTCTACATTATTAAACTGATAGGCTTTGTTACCCAAATTAAATGAAGTGGATTTACTCACTTTAAATCCTTCGTCGTTTATATAGTTATAATGCACCTGCATACTCACGGTATCTTTAAAACCGATCATTGCCGTGTTATTATTTCCAGCAACAAGTGCTATTCCTTTGAAGTATTCATTGAAATTGTCATTGGATGCAATATTTCCATGACCATCTTTGATATAAGAAAATAGCGTGTTTCCTAAGTTGTCATTTAGTCTGATTGCGATTGAATCTAATTTTTTGACAAAAGGTTTGAATGACAAGGACCCTAAAGCTGTTGGTTCGTAAGTGAATTTTTGATTATTATAAACAGCTGCCCCATTGACATAATACGGTAATTCATTTGTACCGGATCCCGTACTGACTTCTTTTAATGTAATCTGCTGCGTTAATTGGTGAACAGATAATGTTTGTGTTTTCGTTGTATCTCCGTAGAAATATTTGTTCGGCTTTAATACAAACGTAATGGAGTCGTATTTTGCTGCTGTTGGGATTGAACCGGCTATAATGTTATCGATAGCCATGCGCATATAAGACGTCGAAAGAACAGATCCTGTTGTAGTATTCGAAATTTTTCCGGCTAGAATCATTCCTGTTCCAGACGTTGGTACATCATCTAACAGATAAGTAGATGCATTCACCTGAAAGGTATCGATAGGAACTAATCCTATGGATTCATCTCTTGAATTGTCTAAAGAGAGCGAAATATCTTTATTACAAGCTGAAATGCCTATCAGTAATAACGCTGAGAATAAAAATTGAATACTACGTCTCTTAAAATTTCTTATCATGCTTAAAAATTGAATATTGCAAATGTAATCAATGCGCATTGTTAATCAGTGTTATATTTTGTTAAATATGGTTAATTACCAAGGCGAATGCAAATCTAGTAATTTAAATTTGTTTTTAATTATGGCAAATAAGTTTAAATTATTGATAACACTTTCGGTATTAACAGGTATCGGGATGATTAGTATCTTGGGTATATGGCTCTACGGAAGTTACAATAACCGGCTTGATCTGTTCCTTTCTTCAGCAGAGCGGAGTATGTTTAATGTTGTGCAAGATGTGTATCAAGCCCATAGCAATGATCTAAAAAGTGATCAGGGCGGGGCATTGGGGAAATTACGGAAAGAATTAAAAGCAAAGTATACAGATGCTGAAATTGATACGCTATTTAAAGATTTTGGATCCTATTATAAACAGTCAAAAGCCGGACCATCTCGAGGAGGAATGACGATGGGATCACCCTATCCGCACGGAAAGTCGGGAGGAGAAATGATGGCACCTTATTTATTTTCACAGATTGATGTCACTCCAGCGATGATCGACGAAATAAATGAAAAGTTTGCCTCTGCTTTAGAAGCTAAAGGAGTCCGCGCAGAATATGATGTTACGACCGATATTTTTCCAAGGGATAGTTTGTTTGCTATCCGTAAGGAGTATAGAGCAAAAAAGTTATCGTGGACAAGACCGATATTGATAGACGCTTCGGACAGTCGCTTTTTAATCGTCAAATTTAGGCAGGTATGGAAAAATCTCTTGTTTGATTTAGGATGGCAGCTGGGCATTGCTATACTTTTGATCAGTATTTTTATCGGTTCATTTCTTTATCTCTTTAAAACGATCTTTCGACAGAATCGATTAGCTGAGATGCAAAAGGCATTTGTGAATAATATGACGCATGAGCTGAAGACCCCTGTCTCTACTGTCATGACTGCTATCGAAGCGATTCAACTCTACGGGGTAAAAAATGATCAGGTGAAGATGGATCGTTATTTGGCCATTTCCCGACGTGAGCTTGATCACCTTTCGGATATGATTGATCGAGTTCTTCAATTGGATGTTGATGAACGAAAAGGTCTTAAACTTGACAAAAGCGAGATTGATCTGATGCTCGTTTTAAACAATGCGGCAGACACCTTTCGAATCAATGTTAGTAAGGAAGTGAAGATTTCAGTGAACAGTTCCGTTCCTACATTAAGGTTACATGCCGACGAATCACATCTGCGCAATGTTGTTAATAATTTATTAGAAAATGCTGTCAAGTATTCTGGAGATGTGGTTACTATCACTATTGATGTCTGTGACCATTCCGATTATATAGAGTTTAGTGTTTCCGACAAAGGAAAGGGCATCGCTTTGGAGTACCAGAAGGAGATTTTTGGTATGTTTTTTCGGGTTCCTGAAGGCAATCTACATCCAGTCAAAGGCTTTGGAATCGGCTTGGCGTATGTTCGTCAGGTAATACTGCAGCACGGAGGTAAAATTACAGTGAAAAGTAGTCCAGGTAAAGGTAGTACCTTTACTATTAAAATACCTAAATAAGCAGATTTATGATTGATATCTTATATGTTGAAGATGAAGCGAGCCTGGCACTTATTGTTGCTGATAGTCTGGAGATGAACGGTTTTTCGGTAAGACATTGTCATGATGGGCAGGAGGCTCTTCGTTTATTTGAAAAGCAAAAGCCAGATATCTTGCTTATTGATGTGATGATGCCAGTGATGGATGGCTTTACGTTGGCTACACATATAAGAGCCTTAGACAGTCAGGTGCCGATTATTTTCCTTACTGCTCGTGTGCAGACAGAAGATGTTGTTAAAGGCTTTCACTTGGGGGCGAATGATTATGTAAAAAAACCTTTTCGTATTGAAGAGTTGGTCGTTCGTATCGAATCACTGGTTAAGGGCAGTCCTAAAATGCAGCTTAGTCAAAATCTCATGATCGGAGATTATGTCTTAGACAGCTTGAGACAGACACTTAGCTATAAAGGCGACAGTATTAAGTTATCTTACCGGGAAAGTGAATTGTTACGCAGCCTGTATGAAAATAGGAATCAGGTAATTCCTCGTGAAGATATCATGAAAGCCTACTGGAGTTATGATAAATATTTTTCTGGAAGAAGCTTAGATGTATTTATAAGCCGTATCCGAAAATATTTAAATCAGGATCCACGTATCAAAATTACCAATATACGGGGTATAGGTTATATGCTTTCTGTTGAGTAATTGATTTGAAAGCTATGAAGTGCTATGTTTTCTGGACTTTTGTCACCTCTTGATAATATTATTTTCAAGTTACAAATGATGGTCTTTCGAAAAGAAAAGAATAAGTATAT
This region includes:
- a CDS encoding Kelch repeat-containing protein, with protein sequence MNKKNWLLILLACVVTFSTYSCKSKDDDTTDEVTEWTKGSAFDGGARSGAVSFLINNIAYVATGLATEGQVSVPKKDIWAYNATSGTWSQKAEFPGSARYSAVAFSIGNNGYVGSGYDGANALSDFYKYDVSANTWTKIADLPADAARYGAVAFSIGGFGYVGTGSKGNDNNTNVKSFYKYDPTNNSWTPVESPLKSNRRYGFAFVINNVAYVGGGIDNSSYPEDFFKFDGTKWTPLNDLDRSDNSYTYNLTRSSASTFVLNNLAYVVGGRKNTTINTIWEYNPTTDVWNADNQGFQGQVRQDAVGFGIDNVGYITTGQNGSNKYYDTWKFVPVK
- a CDS encoding DUF4270 family protein, whose product is MIRNFKRRSIQFLFSALLLIGISACNKDISLSLDNSRDESIGLVPIDTFQVNASTYLLDDVPTSGTGMILAGKISNTTTGSVLSTSYMRMAIDNIIAGSIPTAAKYDSITFVLKPNKYFYGDTTKTQTLSVHQLTQQITLKEVSTGSGTNELPYYVNGAAVYNNQKFTYEPTALGSLSFKPFVKKLDSIAIRLNDNLGNTLFSYIKDGHGNIASNDNFNEYFKGIALVAGNNNTAMIGFKDTVSMQVHYNYINDEGFKVSKSTSFNLGNKAYQFNNVEADRSGTAFNTLSVTNPELKSTTTNGDVFVEGSTGAVVKLTFPTLLDLVNDPTVAINKVELVIETENKYRNSFFIPPARVVLMIANAGGNPVSIITTPPFLQQQGQQDPTQYGILAGGDEFGGNAKYTFNMIEYVNNIKKDSYFNTSLFLSVPQSSLFATTDRLIIAKDANNKPRIKLNILYTKF
- a CDS encoding sensor histidine kinase, giving the protein MANKFKLLITLSVLTGIGMISILGIWLYGSYNNRLDLFLSSAERSMFNVVQDVYQAHSNDLKSDQGGALGKLRKELKAKYTDAEIDTLFKDFGSYYKQSKAGPSRGGMTMGSPYPHGKSGGEMMAPYLFSQIDVTPAMIDEINEKFASALEAKGVRAEYDVTTDIFPRDSLFAIRKEYRAKKLSWTRPILIDASDSRFLIVKFRQVWKNLLFDLGWQLGIAILLISIFIGSFLYLFKTIFRQNRLAEMQKAFVNNMTHELKTPVSTVMTAIEAIQLYGVKNDQVKMDRYLAISRRELDHLSDMIDRVLQLDVDERKGLKLDKSEIDLMLVLNNAADTFRINVSKEVKISVNSSVPTLRLHADESHLRNVVNNLLENAVKYSGDVVTITIDVCDHSDYIEFSVSDKGKGIALEYQKEIFGMFFRVPEGNLHPVKGFGIGLAYVRQVILQHGGKITVKSSPGKGSTFTIKIPK
- a CDS encoding response regulator transcription factor, coding for MIDILYVEDEASLALIVADSLEMNGFSVRHCHDGQEALRLFEKQKPDILLIDVMMPVMDGFTLATHIRALDSQVPIIFLTARVQTEDVVKGFHLGANDYVKKPFRIEELVVRIESLVKGSPKMQLSQNLMIGDYVLDSLRQTLSYKGDSIKLSYRESELLRSLYENRNQVIPREDIMKAYWSYDKYFSGRSLDVFISRIRKYLNQDPRIKITNIRGIGYMLSVE